AAGCGGGCCTTCTTTCCTGGTGTCGGCCGGCGCCAGGTTGATCGTAAAATAGCCGGGCGGAAATTCGAAGCCGGAGTTCTCGATCGCCGCCCGGACCCGGTCGCGCGATTCCTTGACCGAGGCGTCGGGCAACCCGACGATCGACTGGCCGGGGAGCCGCTTTTGCGCGTCGATCTCGACCGTCACCCGGTAAGCTTCCAGCCCGAGCACCGCCGCCGAATTGATCTTGATCAGCACGAAAAAGCGTTCCTGTACAGCTCGATCGCCCGGGAGCCGTCCAGCCGCCGGTAGATCGTCAGGACGTCGAACCGGCAATAAGTGTCCTTGACCTGTTGCTGGTAAATATACGTTTGCGCGGCGTGGATAATGCTCTCCCGCTTGCTCTTGCGGACGGCGCCGGCCGGCGAGCCGAGGCTGCGGAACGAGTAGCTCTTGACCTCCACAAAGACCAGGAAACCGCCCTCTTTGGCGATCAGGTCGATCTCCCCCTGCTGAGAATGGTAATTCCGCTCGATGATCTGATAGCCCTGTTGCCGGAGATACTCCTCCGCCGCGTCTTCCCCCTCCTGCCCCAGCCGGTAACTCTCCATCCCCATGCCCGCGCAATAGCAATCTTATTGCCACGCTCAGCGCTAAGTGAACTGTAGTGCTTTTCGACAGTGGGGTGACTGGCGGATAGAAGAAGCCCCCTACCTTCCGGCTAAAACGCCAAAATTTAGGGGGCTTCGGGAGCTAATTGAGCTGATCGAATAAATGTTGACCCATGCTGAACTTGACGACGTTGCGGGCCGGGATCGTCAGTTTCTTGCCGGTCTGCGGGTTGCGGCCCGGGCGGGCTTTGCGGCGCGCCTTTTTCCAGGTGCCGAAGCCGACGAGCCGGACCTCCTGGCCTTTTTTCAGCGAGCCTTCGATCGCGTCAAAGGTCGTGTCAAGCATCGCCATCACCTTGGTCTTGGACATTTTGGTCTGCTTGGAAACGAAGTTGCAGAGCTGTTCCTTGTTCATCTTTTTTCACCTCCCCGGTTGGTTTTAGTAAAAATATTATAACAACGCCCCGGGCGGAGTGTCAAGCGGGTCAAGCCAGAGAGCCGACCGGCCGGAACGAACGCCGGTGAATGGGCGCCGGCCCGTATTGCCGCAGCAGGCGGCAATGCTCCGCCGTGCCGTAGCCTTTGTGGCGGTCAAAGCGGTAGAGCCGGTAAAGATAATGGTATTTTTGCATGATCCGGTCGCGAGCTACTTTGGCGATGATCGAAGCGGCCGCGACCGCCGCGCTTTTCCGGTCCGCGCCGGTCATCCCTTGCTGGGGAATGACGCTTTTGATCTTCGACCGGCCGCCGTCGATCAGTAAAAAATCCGGCTTCACGCCCAGCTTGCCGACCGCCCGCTCCATCGCCAGCCGATTGGCCCGGCCGATATGCAAGCGGTCTATTTCCAGATGCCCGGCGATACCGACGCCGACCGCCAGCGCTTTGGCCTTGATCACGCGGCACAATCTCTCCCTTTGCCGGGCGGACAAAAGCTTGGAATCATTAAGGCCCTTGATCGCGTATTGGGGCGGCAGGATAACGGCGGCCGCGACGACCGGACCGGCCAGCGGACCGCGGCCGACCTCGTCAATGCCGGCGATCAGGGTGAAGCCTTTTTGGCGGAGACGGTTCTCGTAAAGGAGCGAGGGCATCAGTCCCAGGCAAGCAGGCCGAACTTGGCGAGCGGCCAGAGCCGGAGGAACGCGGGGCCGATCAAATTGCTTTTCGGCAGGAAACCCCAGTAGCGGCTGTCGGCCGAGGCGGGACGATTGTCCCCCATGACAAAGAACGAAGCGGGCGGGATGGTGACCGGGCCGAAATTGGCGTAGTCCTCGTTCAGCGTGTGTTTCTCGGCTACCGGTTGGTCATTGATGTAGATCTTGCCGTCCTTGACCTCCAGCTTCTCGCCGGGCAGGCCAACCAGGCGCTTGATCAGGTCTTTTTTCTCCACGCCCATCGCCGGCACGCCGCGGAAAACCACGACCTCCAGGCGCCGCGGCTCGCGGAAATGGTAAGCGACTTTATTGACCACGATCCGGTCGTTGATGTCGAGCGTCGGCTCCATCGAGCCGGAGGGGATCCAAAAGACCTGGAGGAAAAAAGCGCGGATCACCAGCGCCAGAACGAGGGCGACGATGATCGTTTCGGACCAGTCAAAAAGCCAGTGGTTAAGCCGGGGCACTTTCCGTGGCCCCTTCGATCTTGTCGGCTTCGTCGACCTTGGTCGCTTGGCCGCCGATCCTCTTGCGCAGGTAATAAAGCTTGGCGCGGCGGACCTTGCCGCTGCGGATCACTTCCACCCTGTCGACTTTCGGCGAGTGGATGGGGAACGTCCGCTCGACGCCGACCCCCTGGACCAACTTGCGGACCGTGAAATTTTCCCGGCTGCTGCCGCCGGTCCTTTTAATGACGATCCCTTCAAAGCCCTGCAGCCTTTCCTTGCCGCCTTCCACGATCTTGGAAAAGACCTTGACGGTATCTCCGACCTTGAAGCTCGGGACATTCTTCTTCATTTGACTTTTTTCGATCTCGGTAATAACGTCCATGGGGAATTACGCTCCTTCTAAGCTATCGGCCTAGCAATCTATCCAGTATTATAGCAGTTGCGGAGCGAACTGACAAATGGTTATACTCGGCTTGGCCGATCACGGGCGGCAGGACCCCGTCCACCTGGTCAAAAACCTCGTCCGCCATCCCCCAGCCGGTGCCGAACAGCAGCAGGACCGGCTGGTCGCCGGTCTTCAGTTCGGCGCTCAGCTGCGCAAAGCCGAGCGTGGTCCGCGGCTTGGCCGACGTCGCGATCACTTTTGGTCTCCGGCCTTCGGCCTTTTCCACCGCGCCGATCGCGTCGGCCAGCGTCCCCTGGATCGAGACCAGCTTGAACGCCTCCGCCCTGGTCCAGTTGAACTCCAGGCTCCCTTCGTCCATCCAGAATTCAAAGATCCGCCGGGCGAACTCCTGCTGGGCCGGCAGCGGATTAACGACAAAATATTTTTTGACCCCGAAAGTCAGCGCCGAACGGGCGATATCGTGCAGGTCGAACCCGGTGATGCTGGTCGTGACCACGTCCTGCCGCTTGTTGTAGACCGGATGGTGGAGCAAGGCGAGGTAAAGATTAGCCATGCTGCACGATCTCGGTCAGGAGCGCCCTGTCCTCTGCGGTCAATTTTGCCTTGGCCAGTAGGTCCGGCCGCCGGTAAAGCGTTTGCCGCAGCGCCGCCCGGCGCCGCCACCGCTCGATCTCCGCGTGGTGCCCGGAAAGCAGCAGTTCAGGGACTTTGTCCCCTGCGTGCTCCTCCGGCTTGGTGTAGCTCGGGTGGTCGAGCAGATCGCCGAAAAAGGAGTCGTTCTCGACCGAGCTCTGCTCCTTAATGACCCCGGGAATTTGCCTGGCGATCGCGTCGACCAGGACCATCGCCGGCAGTTCGCCGCCGGTCAGAACATAGTCGCCGATCGAGATCTCCTCGTCGACCAGCTGCCTGGCCCGCTCGTCGATCCCCTCATAATGCCCGCAAAGGATGACCAGGTGCTCCGCCTTGGCCAGCTCGTTGACCTTGTGCTGCGTCAGCGGTTTCCCGGTCGGGCACATATAAATAACTCGTGACCCGTGACTCTTGACCCGTGACAAGGCCGCGGCGATCGGGCCGACCATCATCACCATGCCGGCGCCGCCGCCATAAGGCGAATCATCGGCCGTCTTATGCTTGTCGGAGGTAAAATCGCGCAGGTCGACCACTTGCAGAGAGAGTAATTCTTTTGACTGGGCTTTTTTGAGCAGGCTTTCGCTCAACGGCCCCTGGAACATCTCCGGGAAAAGGGTGAGGAGAGTAAAGCGCATTGTATCCCGAGACCGGGCGCCGGATCAGACGCCGCGGATCTCTTGGATTATCCCGTCCTTAACGACGATCTCGGCGCCGCCGACCCGTTTATACAGGTTGTCGCCGATGCTGACGGTGACCGGGCCTTCCAGCGGGCCCTGGACGAACTCGGAACCGATCTGCAGCCGCTTCGCTTCTTCGACCTTCATCATCAGATCGGCCTTGGCGGCGGACTGGCGGCCCCGTTCTTCTTCGTATTGGTGCTTGAAGGCGGCCGCTTTTTGCATGAGCCCCTTCTTTTTCAGGTCTTCCATGTACCCTTTGCTCTGGGCTTCCATCTGATTGACCTGGCCGTCGATGTTGGCAATGGCCCGTTCCAGTTCCTTGACCAGGTTGTCTTTAAAAGCTTCCGTCACGATCGCCTTGACCATCACGATCCGTTTTAATTCGATCCCTTTTTCCGCCATTATCTTGCCTCCCCTGTTCGCTTATCTTCGGTCAAGATCTCCACCGAGACCTTCTGGTTCTGTTTCGCAGACGCCGCCTTGACGATCGTCCGGATCGCGTTGGCGATGCGGCCTTCGCGGCCGATGACCTTGCCGGCGTCTTCCGGCGCGGTCCGGATCTCGATGACCGTGGCCATGGGGCCGGCCGCTTCGTTCACGGTGACCGCCTCGGGATTATCAACT
This window of the Candidatus Margulisiibacteriota bacterium genome carries:
- a CDS encoding YlqD family protein; this encodes MAEKGIELKRIVMVKAIVTEAFKDNLVKELERAIANIDGQVNQMEAQSKGYMEDLKKKGLMQKAAAFKHQYEEERGRQSAAKADLMMKVEEAKRLQIGSEFVQGPLEGPVTVSIGDNLYKRVGGAEIVVKDGIIQEIRGV
- a CDS encoding ribonuclease HII; the protein is MPSLLYENRLRQKGFTLIAGIDEVGRGPLAGPVVAAAVILPPQYAIKGLNDSKLLSARQRERLCRVIKAKALAVGVGIAGHLEIDRLHIGRANRLAMERAVGKLGVKPDFLLIDGGRSKIKSVIPQQGMTGADRKSAAVAAASIIAKVARDRIMQKYHYLYRLYRFDRHKGYGTAEHCRLLRQYGPAPIHRRSFRPVGSLA
- a CDS encoding HU family DNA-binding protein, whose amino-acid sequence is MNKEQLCNFVSKQTKMSKTKVMAMLDTTFDAIEGSLKKGQEVRLVGFGTWKKARRKARPGRNPQTGKKLTIPARNVVKFSMGQHLFDQLN
- a CDS encoding RNA methyltransferase, which gives rise to MANLYLALLHHPVYNKRQDVVTTSITGFDLHDIARSALTFGVKKYFVVNPLPAQQEFARRIFEFWMDEGSLEFNWTRAEAFKLVSIQGTLADAIGAVEKAEGRRPKVIATSAKPRTTLGFAQLSAELKTGDQPVLLLFGTGWGMADEVFDQVDGVLPPVIGQAEYNHLSVRSATAIILDRLLGR
- the rplS gene encoding 50S ribosomal protein L19, whose protein sequence is MDVITEIEKSQMKKNVPSFKVGDTVKVFSKIVEGGKERLQGFEGIVIKRTGGSSRENFTVRKLVQGVGVERTFPIHSPKVDRVEVIRSGKVRRAKLYYLRKRIGGQATKVDEADKIEGATESAPA
- the trmD gene encoding tRNA (guanosine(37)-N1)-methyltransferase TrmD, translating into MRFTLLTLFPEMFQGPLSESLLKKAQSKELLSLQVVDLRDFTSDKHKTADDSPYGGGAGMVMMVGPIAAALSRVKSHGSRVIYMCPTGKPLTQHKVNELAKAEHLVILCGHYEGIDERARQLVDEEISIGDYVLTGGELPAMVLVDAIARQIPGVIKEQSSVENDSFFGDLLDHPSYTKPEEHAGDKVPELLLSGHHAEIERWRRRAALRQTLYRRPDLLAKAKLTAEDRALLTEIVQHG
- a CDS encoding YraN family protein, with the translated sequence MGMESYRLGQEGEDAAEEYLRQQGYQIIERNYHSQQGEIDLIAKEGGFLVFVEVKSYSFRSLGSPAGAVRKSKRESIIHAAQTYIYQQQVKDTYCRFDVLTIYRRLDGSRAIELYRNAFSC
- a CDS encoding KH domain-containing protein; protein product: MKELVEYVVKSLVDNPEAVTVNEAAGPMATVIEIRTAPEDAGKVIGREGRIANAIRTIVKAASAKQNQKVSVEILTEDKRTGEAR
- the lepB gene encoding signal peptidase I, with amino-acid sequence MPRLNHWLFDWSETIIVALVLALVIRAFFLQVFWIPSGSMEPTLDINDRIVVNKVAYHFREPRRLEVVVFRGVPAMGVEKKDLIKRLVGLPGEKLEVKDGKIYINDQPVAEKHTLNEDYANFGPVTIPPASFFVMGDNRPASADSRYWGFLPKSNLIGPAFLRLWPLAKFGLLAWD